One Cyprinus carpio isolate SPL01 chromosome A16, ASM1834038v1, whole genome shotgun sequence genomic region harbors:
- the hmgn2 gene encoding non-histone chromosomal protein HMG-17, translated as MPKRKIDGEKAAKGKEEPTRRSARLSAKPAPPKPEPKPKKAAPKKPAKGKKGSNPAENGDAKADQAQKVDAAGDAK; from the exons ATGCCCAAAAGAAAG atTGATGGTGAGAAGGCCGCCAAAGGCAAGGAGGAG CCAACAAGACGCTCCGCGAGGTTGTCTGCT AAACCAGCTCCTCCTAAACCAGAACCAAAGCCCAAAAAAGCCGCCCCCAAG AAGCCAGCCAAGGGGAAGAAGGGCAGCAACCCTGCTGAAAACGGAGACGCCAAGGCAGACCAG GCACAGAAGGTTGATGCTGCTGGCGATGCTAAATGA